In a single window of the Gracilimonas sp. genome:
- a CDS encoding SLBB domain-containing protein: protein MGIRSIFFLLVGLLFLTVSVNAQSSVQEELSRRNLTLSQAQELARQAGINPNDPDQIARVARARGVSEEQIQEWLIDLRLKNGSDTSGSGLEDLSGNVTSADDIELSAEADQDKKPRTSTLKDTSGLEYFGYNIFSDTPDPFKPKTIGPVGDGYVVGPEDQLRLTVWGATEFQYELQVDVEGRILIPNIGLVTVAGQKLSDLRESLKVRLGKSYSGLLRNPPTIFIDLTVTRLRPIQLFVLGEVKNPGGYSFTHNSTIFNVLYGVGGPKISGSLRDIRVIREGKQVATIDLYDLLLRGTDNQNVPLLNNDRIFIPPRESTVSIQGQVRRPAIYELKTNEGLSKLIEFAGGVRPEVYGDRFQISRVIPIEERLDPSFAREILDYPLKEVLSGQREVKLFDQDKVKLFKISEVSDDYVQISGLVNQPGTYELSGQIQTVRDLVLAADSLQDDAFIGRAILTRTNDDSTTTIYSVVLEEVMKDEGSSQNFTLQKRDNLQVFRNTVELIDQRYVNITGEVNNPGRFRYSENMSLEDLILKAGGFTEAAYIGDAEITRTEKTPSKNMLTSKLTHGLISDSDKKDDFYSVDYFWAILDNAKRFELDHRDQVYIRRNPRFNEQRFISIEGEVEFPGTYTILSENERLTAVIERAGGLTREAYAAGARLFRGDQEVIINLEELLNGDRTQEIFVKSGDSIRVPQVPNTVLVTGNVALDGFIKFKEGERLTYYLDQAGGMQQDSYKYVQLTQANGAIYQVKRKGLFKQNPKVEDGARINVIYEAPEPVAERQSAGEILQKSVATLTSALTIIILAERAFN from the coding sequence ATGGGTATTAGAAGTATATTTTTTTTATTGGTTGGGTTACTATTTTTAACTGTTTCTGTGAACGCTCAAAGTTCGGTGCAGGAGGAGTTATCTAGAAGAAATTTAACGCTATCTCAGGCTCAGGAGTTAGCCAGGCAGGCTGGAATTAATCCCAATGATCCGGATCAGATAGCCCGGGTTGCAAGAGCGAGAGGAGTTTCAGAAGAACAAATTCAGGAATGGCTGATTGACCTGAGACTAAAGAATGGGAGCGATACCAGTGGAAGCGGGTTAGAAGATCTGAGTGGAAATGTAACTAGTGCAGATGATATTGAACTAAGTGCAGAAGCAGATCAGGACAAGAAACCCAGAACTTCCACCTTAAAGGATACTTCTGGTTTGGAATATTTCGGGTATAATATTTTTTCCGATACACCAGATCCATTCAAACCTAAAACAATCGGACCTGTTGGTGATGGATACGTTGTAGGGCCCGAAGATCAGCTCCGGCTTACCGTTTGGGGAGCAACAGAATTTCAATACGAACTTCAGGTTGATGTGGAAGGAAGGATATTGATTCCTAACATCGGCCTTGTGACGGTGGCAGGACAAAAGCTTTCTGATTTAAGAGAATCTTTAAAAGTCAGGCTTGGAAAAAGCTATTCAGGATTGCTGAGAAATCCTCCAACTATTTTTATTGATCTGACGGTTACTCGTCTTCGACCTATCCAGTTATTTGTGTTAGGGGAAGTTAAAAATCCAGGTGGATACTCATTCACTCACAATTCTACCATTTTCAATGTTCTCTATGGTGTTGGGGGGCCTAAGATTTCTGGTTCATTAAGGGATATCCGGGTAATCAGAGAGGGTAAGCAGGTTGCTACGATCGATTTGTATGATCTTTTGCTGAGAGGTACAGATAATCAAAATGTGCCTTTACTTAATAACGACAGAATATTTATCCCCCCGCGTGAAAGTACGGTAAGCATTCAGGGACAGGTTCGAAGACCGGCAATATATGAACTGAAAACAAATGAGGGATTAAGCAAATTAATTGAGTTTGCTGGAGGAGTAAGGCCTGAAGTTTATGGAGATCGGTTCCAAATCAGCAGGGTGATACCAATTGAAGAAAGGCTTGATCCAAGTTTCGCAAGGGAAATACTTGATTATCCTCTGAAAGAGGTGCTTTCCGGACAAAGAGAAGTGAAACTCTTTGATCAGGACAAAGTGAAGTTATTCAAGATATCAGAGGTGTCTGATGACTATGTTCAAATCTCAGGTTTAGTCAATCAACCCGGCACCTATGAGTTATCCGGACAAATACAGACTGTAAGAGACCTGGTTTTAGCTGCAGACAGTTTACAGGATGATGCCTTTATAGGAAGAGCAATACTTACACGAACCAACGACGATTCTACAACAACAATCTATAGTGTTGTTCTTGAAGAAGTGATGAAAGATGAAGGTTCCAGCCAGAATTTTACGCTTCAAAAAAGAGATAACCTTCAGGTTTTCAGGAATACAGTAGAACTTATAGATCAAAGATATGTAAACATAACCGGAGAGGTGAATAATCCCGGAAGATTTCGATATAGCGAGAATATGAGTCTGGAAGATTTAATTCTGAAGGCTGGTGGATTCACCGAAGCTGCTTACATAGGAGATGCAGAGATAACGAGGACAGAGAAAACTCCTAGTAAGAATATGTTGACCAGTAAACTTACTCATGGATTAATCTCTGATTCCGATAAAAAAGATGATTTCTATTCAGTAGACTATTTCTGGGCGATACTTGATAACGCTAAAAGGTTTGAGCTTGACCATAGAGATCAGGTATACATAAGACGAAATCCCCGATTTAATGAACAGCGGTTTATTTCTATTGAAGGAGAAGTGGAATTTCCCGGCACCTACACTATTCTTTCAGAAAATGAAAGGCTCACTGCAGTCATAGAGAGAGCTGGAGGATTAACCCGAGAGGCTTATGCTGCCGGAGCACGGTTGTTTAGAGGAGATCAGGAAGTGATCATAAATCTTGAAGAATTATTAAATGGAGACCGAACCCAGGAAATCTTTGTAAAGTCCGGAGATTCCATTCGGGTGCCTCAAGTGCCAAATACCGTTTTAGTTACCGGGAATGTTGCACTTGACGGATTTATAAAATTCAAAGAAGGCGAACGCTTGACCTATTACTTAGACCAGGCCGGTGGTATGCAGCAAGACAGTTACAAGTACGTTCAGCTAACACAAGCAAACGGTGCTATTTATCAGGTGAAGCGAAAAGGATTATTCAAGCAAAACCCGAAAGTTGAGGATGGAGCCCGTATAAATGTAATTTATGAGGCACCTGAGCCAGTAGCAGAAAGACAGAGCGCAGGAGAAATTTTGCAAAAATCTGTTGCTACACTTACCAGCGCATTGACTATTATTATACTCGCAGAAAGAGCTTTTAATTAG
- a CDS encoding helix-hairpin-helix domain-containing protein → MKGGEIGIALLMIFGLMLFKPESAHAQQDTTATQVEEQLEKAFEELDSEEVGEAGEQLTQFLEDLAANPVNINSSGLDDLLQVPGINLKIARAIIEFRSSKPFEEKSELLEVRGIGEATYQRMVPYITIGGAESRFRDMYMRPEYWMANRKVEVFSRYQQNLQMREGFREPDSAGGYLGSPAKYYQRFRITSNHLSLNLTQEKDPGETLQGVTGFDYNSGHVALTDNGKLKDFVIGDYSLSFGQGLVLWTGGAFGKGREVTGTISKNERGVKAYSSAQETDFFRGVAATYGEKLEITAFYSNRPRTASVISGDTTRFPTSAGFHRTENELERRNNIDQMVVGGRARLDTPVGLIGVSGYYNEFSSYIAKGTSLSNLYDFEGSENSVLGIDYRGLVGNAFVFGEVARSQNGGLGAVAGIETPVTDNTDLALSYRNYQKDFQSFLSSGFGERSSAPQNEEGFYVGARHQLNSLITLSGYIDQYRFASPRFGTSQATGGFDMLGLAELEFTPKLNVYLLIRNEIQDQEFEIINVRGAQELLMGEEKRASIRANFEYQVSPDVRLRSRIEFVRNKEAGASWEKGFLLYQDIRIEPTNELRIDGRISVFDTESFSTRVYQFESDLLYVLSNTVLYDQGQRAYVTVKYELTEYFDVWFKYGITIFEDTQVIGSGLSEIKGSVRNSVGLQIRLQL, encoded by the coding sequence ATGAAAGGTGGTGAGATTGGCATAGCGCTTTTGATGATTTTCGGGCTAATGCTTTTCAAGCCTGAATCAGCACATGCTCAGCAGGATACCACAGCAACTCAGGTAGAAGAACAACTCGAAAAAGCATTTGAAGAATTAGATTCCGAAGAAGTTGGAGAAGCCGGTGAGCAACTCACTCAATTCCTTGAAGATCTGGCTGCAAACCCTGTTAATATCAATAGTAGTGGATTGGATGATTTACTGCAGGTGCCGGGCATCAACCTGAAAATAGCACGAGCAATCATTGAGTTTCGAAGCTCAAAACCATTTGAGGAAAAAAGTGAACTTCTTGAAGTACGGGGTATCGGAGAGGCAACTTATCAGAGAATGGTGCCCTATATTACCATTGGTGGCGCAGAGTCCAGGTTTCGGGATATGTATATGAGACCTGAGTACTGGATGGCCAACCGAAAGGTAGAAGTGTTTTCACGTTACCAGCAGAATCTGCAAATGAGGGAAGGGTTCAGGGAGCCAGACTCTGCAGGAGGGTATCTTGGTAGTCCGGCTAAATACTACCAGCGATTTCGGATAACCAGTAACCATTTATCTTTAAATCTGACACAGGAGAAAGATCCGGGTGAAACCTTGCAGGGTGTAACCGGCTTTGACTATAATTCAGGTCATGTTGCTCTTACAGATAATGGAAAACTCAAAGATTTTGTAATTGGGGATTACAGCCTGAGCTTTGGTCAGGGGCTTGTACTTTGGACAGGTGGCGCCTTCGGGAAAGGAAGGGAGGTAACAGGGACCATCAGTAAGAATGAACGGGGAGTTAAGGCATATTCTTCTGCCCAGGAAACGGATTTCTTTAGAGGTGTGGCTGCAACTTATGGAGAGAAGCTGGAAATAACGGCATTCTACTCAAATCGCCCCAGAACGGCCTCTGTCATAAGCGGTGATACCACACGCTTTCCAACATCAGCAGGTTTTCACAGAACAGAAAATGAGTTAGAGCGAAGAAATAATATTGATCAAATGGTTGTAGGCGGACGGGCTCGGTTGGATACACCCGTTGGTTTGATTGGGGTTAGCGGGTATTACAATGAATTCAGCAGCTACATAGCCAAAGGTACATCGCTTAGCAATTTATATGATTTTGAAGGATCTGAAAATTCGGTTTTGGGGATTGATTATCGGGGTTTGGTTGGGAATGCTTTTGTATTTGGAGAGGTAGCGAGGAGTCAGAATGGGGGCTTGGGAGCGGTAGCTGGAATTGAGACACCTGTGACCGATAATACTGACTTGGCTTTGTCCTATCGTAATTACCAGAAAGATTTTCAATCCTTTTTGTCGAGTGGCTTTGGGGAACGTTCCTCAGCTCCTCAGAATGAAGAAGGTTTTTATGTTGGAGCTCGTCATCAACTCAATTCGCTAATTACACTAAGCGGTTATATCGATCAGTATCGGTTTGCTTCTCCCCGTTTTGGAACCTCACAAGCTACAGGAGGTTTTGATATGCTGGGGTTAGCTGAACTGGAATTCACTCCTAAACTGAATGTTTACTTACTAATCAGAAATGAAATTCAAGATCAGGAATTTGAGATTATAAATGTACGCGGTGCTCAGGAATTACTGATGGGAGAAGAGAAGCGAGCAAGCATCAGGGCAAATTTTGAGTATCAGGTAAGTCCTGATGTTCGTTTACGCTCAAGAATAGAGTTTGTGCGCAATAAAGAAGCAGGAGCAAGTTGGGAAAAAGGGTTTTTGTTGTATCAGGATATTCGAATAGAGCCAACAAATGAACTTAGAATTGATGGAAGAATTTCTGTATTTGATACAGAAAGTTTCTCAACAAGGGTATACCAATTTGAAAGTGACTTGCTTTATGTATTGTCAAATACGGTTTTGTATGATCAAGGTCAACGCGCATATGTTACTGTAAAATATGAGTTAACAGAATATTTTGATGTTTGGTTTAAATATGGGATAACTATTTTTGAAGATACACAGGTAATTGGCAGCGGGTTAAGTGAGATTAAAGGAAGTGTAAGGAACTCTGTGGGTTTGCAAATCCGGCTTCAGTTATAA
- a CDS encoding DUF4835 family protein gives MISLSNYISKIIKPIILCGIIFLFTPFSLKAQEFECTVTVNIDQLEGSSFSYLENLKPTLENYINEYQWTDQDFEEEERLNCQIQIAITTGTSDYTFSAEVVFQVQRPIYNTTAKTTTVLLSDNAWQFSYPEGKSLIHDELQFDALTGFIDFYCYTMLGFDFDTFSEHGGDPYFGKAQNILNLAESTSALGWTRSTNNRRNRNNMITDLVSSNYRPLRSAYYRYHRLGLDQFVTDPELARQEVLSALKTIQETKRRSTSNFLFDIFFDTKAREIAAIFDEAKTDVRLEAYDVLQNTDQGHLSEYESLQN, from the coding sequence ATGATCTCTCTCAGTAATTATATTTCTAAAATAATAAAGCCCATCATTTTATGTGGGATAATTTTCCTGTTTACCCCCTTTTCGTTAAAAGCACAGGAATTTGAATGTACGGTTACCGTTAATATTGACCAGCTTGAAGGGTCTTCTTTCAGTTATCTTGAGAATCTTAAACCCACACTGGAAAATTATATTAATGAATATCAGTGGACAGATCAGGATTTTGAGGAAGAAGAGCGGCTCAATTGTCAGATTCAAATTGCAATAACAACAGGAACTTCTGATTATACTTTTTCAGCTGAAGTCGTCTTTCAGGTTCAGCGACCCATTTATAATACAACTGCAAAAACAACTACTGTTTTACTTAGCGATAACGCCTGGCAGTTTAGCTATCCTGAAGGGAAAAGTTTGATTCATGACGAGCTTCAGTTTGATGCCCTTACCGGTTTTATCGATTTCTACTGTTATACCATGCTTGGCTTTGATTTTGATACATTCTCTGAACATGGAGGAGATCCCTATTTTGGCAAGGCTCAGAACATTTTAAACCTGGCTGAAAGCACATCAGCTCTTGGGTGGACGCGAAGCACCAATAATCGCAGAAACAGAAATAATATGATTACTGATCTGGTTTCTTCGAATTACAGGCCTTTGCGTTCCGCTTACTATCGATATCACCGGCTTGGGCTCGACCAATTCGTAACCGATCCTGAACTAGCCCGGCAAGAAGTTTTATCTGCTCTCAAAACCATACAGGAGACAAAACGAAGATCTACCAGCAACTTCCTCTTTGATATTTTCTTTGATACAAAAGCACGGGAAATTGCAGCCATTTTTGATGAAGCAAAAACCGATGTTCGCCTTGAAGCATATGATGTTTTACAAAACACCGACCAGGGTCATTTATCCGAATACGAAAGCTTGCAGAACTAA
- a CDS encoding electron transfer flavoprotein subunit beta/FixA family protein, giving the protein MKFYVCIKMVPDVNAPLQIKDGQLIQDADRMILNAYDASAVEEALVLKEKHGGEVEVVCIGSAKASETIRKALAMGADKATHIQTSGDEQYDSGSYARILAKFFGDKEYDVLSLGKQSQDTDSGLTGSMVAELLELPYTTNAVGLEAEDGKLIVKRQGDSGQEMIELPTPCAVTCSNDMNEPRIPNLKGIMASKRKPVDQIELSSLGLSDDELTPNTSVKGYEEKPGREPGKKFEGEPDEIAREVAQLLDTEANVL; this is encoded by the coding sequence ATGAAATTTTACGTATGTATTAAAATGGTGCCAGATGTTAACGCACCTCTTCAAATAAAAGACGGACAATTAATTCAGGATGCCGACCGGATGATTCTCAATGCCTATGATGCTTCAGCAGTTGAAGAAGCCCTGGTTTTAAAGGAAAAGCACGGTGGCGAAGTTGAAGTTGTTTGTATCGGCTCAGCGAAAGCATCCGAGACTATTCGAAAAGCATTGGCTATGGGAGCTGATAAAGCAACCCATATTCAGACATCCGGTGACGAACAGTATGATTCCGGATCTTACGCTCGCATACTTGCTAAATTTTTCGGAGACAAAGAATACGATGTGCTTTCTCTGGGTAAGCAATCTCAGGATACCGATTCTGGTTTAACGGGTAGCATGGTGGCTGAACTTCTGGAGCTTCCCTACACCACCAACGCGGTAGGACTTGAGGCCGAGGACGGCAAACTTATCGTAAAGCGACAGGGCGATTCCGGCCAGGAGATGATTGAACTGCCTACTCCATGTGCTGTTACCTGTTCTAATGATATGAATGAGCCCCGCATCCCGAACCTGAAAGGAATCATGGCTTCCAAACGGAAACCAGTAGACCAGATTGAGCTTTCTTCGTTAGGATTAAGCGATGATGAATTGACTCCTAATACTTCCGTTAAGGGATATGAAGAGAAACCCGGACGTGAACCTGGTAAGAAATTTGAGGGTGAACCTGATGAGATAGCCCGCGAAGTAGCCCAGCTTCTGGATACCGAAGCTAACGTACTTTAA
- a CDS encoding electron transfer flavoprotein subunit alpha/FixB family protein — MSTILTHIAISDGKIKRSSLEVLSHCKKIAESGGHSVEAVIIDEKASSYVDGVKKYGASKIYTVEDPVFKNHMNTPLLKALAKVMETANPFVFAFASTEGTKDILGALAANQDASVLPDVSSFELIDGGIKAKRPVMAAKIVANTEAKGDKILVSVRSGSYDLVESETDAEVVNIDFNLDDSDLKATLKEIISASGDTIDLNEAEAIVAAGRGVKDEEGQNLISELASVLNAGIGASRALTEAGVYDPSLQIGQTGKVVSPQLYIAVGISGAIQHVAGMANSKVIVAINKDPDAPIFEVADYGIVGDLYKVLPPFIEEIKKIKN; from the coding sequence ATGAGCACAATTCTCACACATATTGCAATTTCAGATGGTAAAATTAAGCGTTCATCTCTTGAAGTTTTATCACACTGCAAAAAGATAGCTGAATCTGGCGGACATTCTGTTGAAGCGGTTATTATTGACGAAAAAGCCTCTTCCTATGTGGATGGAGTAAAAAAATATGGAGCTTCAAAAATTTATACTGTTGAAGATCCAGTATTTAAAAATCACATGAATACGCCTTTGCTAAAAGCATTAGCAAAAGTAATGGAAACGGCTAACCCATTTGTATTTGCTTTCGCCTCCACAGAAGGAACTAAAGATATTTTAGGGGCTCTCGCTGCCAATCAGGATGCTTCCGTTCTTCCCGATGTTTCTTCCTTCGAACTCATTGATGGAGGTATCAAGGCCAAACGTCCGGTTATGGCCGCTAAGATTGTCGCCAATACCGAAGCCAAAGGTGACAAAATTTTGGTTTCCGTTCGATCCGGGTCTTATGATTTGGTTGAAAGTGAAACTGATGCTGAAGTTGTGAACATAGATTTCAATTTGGATGACAGTGACCTTAAAGCTACGCTTAAAGAGATTATTTCTGCTTCCGGTGACACCATCGACCTGAACGAAGCGGAAGCCATTGTTGCAGCCGGACGTGGTGTAAAAGACGAAGAAGGACAAAACCTGATTTCAGAATTGGCTTCGGTGCTTAATGCAGGTATTGGGGCTTCCCGTGCCTTAACCGAAGCTGGAGTTTACGATCCAAGTTTACAGATCGGCCAGACCGGAAAGGTTGTTTCTCCACAATTGTACATTGCCGTTGGTATTTCAGGAGCTATACAGCATGTGGCCGGGATGGCCAACTCAAAGGTGATCGTAGCCATTAACAAAGATCCGGATGCCCCTATTTTCGAAGTAGCGGACTACGGGATTGTGGGAGACTTGTATAAGGTACTCCCTCCCTTCATCGAAGAAATCAAAAAAATTAAGAATTAG
- a CDS encoding FAD-dependent oxidoreductase: MDEKFDCIVIGGGVAGLAAAMTLARNNMKFLLIERGEFAGSKNVSGGVLWGSDLAKLVPNYWEEEDGGWERFINHRRLTFMDEQSTFSLDFKSSHFNEPPYSGVVVLRSKFDNWLSGKVQEAIDASDYAMDSFIATNIKVDEVLMENGKAVGIKTGEDEFHADSVIIAEGVNNLLTRQVGLQDKYVPADHMLTGIKEIIRFDQDVLEQKFQLNGLSGMSNEFVGWATDGVEGGGFLYTNRDTISLGLVLGIKDMREKNKSPHDILNHFKTHPTIADIIKDGEIVEYSAHVVSSGDKRAMPKELYKDGILLAGESANLLMNAGKAIQGMDYAMRSGILAAETIVKAKEKGDFTSATLKEYRKVMDESYVMKDINGFQDAVHLLHTETMQQKVPNLVCDFGRQFFTIKNEPTPKSKDMLKGAIKRHSSIWELAKLGFKAGKSL; encoded by the coding sequence ATGGACGAAAAGTTTGATTGTATTGTAATTGGTGGTGGTGTAGCCGGGCTGGCTGCAGCCATGACCCTCGCCCGAAACAACATGAAGTTCCTCTTAATTGAACGGGGAGAATTTGCCGGATCAAAAAATGTATCTGGTGGAGTTTTGTGGGGAAGCGACCTGGCTAAACTCGTTCCAAACTACTGGGAAGAAGAAGACGGTGGCTGGGAGCGGTTTATCAATCATCGCCGGCTTACTTTTATGGACGAACAATCGACGTTTTCTCTGGACTTCAAGTCATCTCACTTTAATGAACCGCCTTACTCAGGCGTTGTTGTGCTTAGATCAAAGTTTGATAACTGGCTCTCAGGTAAAGTGCAGGAGGCCATCGATGCTTCTGACTACGCTATGGACTCCTTCATTGCTACCAACATTAAGGTGGATGAAGTACTCATGGAGAACGGCAAAGCGGTGGGCATCAAAACCGGTGAGGATGAATTTCATGCCGATTCCGTCATCATTGCAGAAGGTGTCAATAATTTACTTACCCGTCAGGTAGGCCTTCAGGACAAATACGTGCCAGCCGACCATATGCTGACCGGAATCAAAGAAATTATCCGCTTTGACCAAGACGTTTTGGAACAGAAGTTTCAGCTTAATGGACTCAGCGGAATGAGCAATGAATTTGTTGGCTGGGCTACTGATGGCGTAGAAGGCGGTGGATTCTTGTATACCAATCGTGATACGATCTCACTTGGTCTTGTTCTTGGAATCAAAGATATGCGGGAAAAGAATAAGAGTCCGCATGATATTCTGAATCACTTCAAAACACACCCTACCATCGCTGATATTATCAAGGATGGTGAAATCGTAGAGTATTCAGCGCATGTTGTTTCATCCGGTGATAAGCGGGCCATGCCCAAAGAATTGTATAAAGATGGAATTCTGCTGGCAGGAGAGTCCGCTAATTTGCTGATGAATGCAGGTAAAGCAATTCAGGGAATGGATTATGCAATGCGATCAGGAATATTGGCTGCTGAGACTATTGTGAAAGCAAAGGAGAAAGGCGACTTCACTTCAGCTACCCTGAAAGAATACCGCAAAGTGATGGATGAAAGTTATGTGATGAAAGACATCAACGGTTTCCAGGATGCCGTTCATCTTCTTCATACCGAAACCATGCAACAAAAAGTACCTAACTTAGTTTGTGACTTTGGACGGCAGTTCTTCACTATCAAGAACGAGCCTACTCCTAAATCAAAAGACATGCTTAAGGGAGCCATCAAACGACATTCATCTATCTGGGAATTAGCAAAACTCGGATTTAAAGCAGGAAAATCTCTTTAA
- a CDS encoding four helix bundle protein, giving the protein MIKLNHKDLNVYKKSIELVSEIYRLTENFPKTETFGLSSQMRRAAVSIPSNLSEGASRKSDKDRKRFYRISRSSLVELDTQLEISINLKYLTNNKTKKVEKLANEVFAMLSNMV; this is encoded by the coding sequence ATGATTAAATTAAATCACAAAGATTTAAACGTTTATAAAAAAAGCATTGAACTGGTTAGCGAAATTTATCGGCTAACTGAAAACTTTCCAAAGACAGAAACTTTTGGCTTATCAAGTCAAATGAGACGCGCTGCGGTTTCAATTCCTTCGAACTTATCAGAAGGTGCTTCCAGGAAATCTGACAAAGACCGAAAACGATTTTATCGAATATCGAGGTCTTCGTTAGTAGAACTTGATACCCAACTCGAAATTTCAATTAATCTCAAATATCTAACTAATAATAAAACAAAGAAGGTCGAAAAACTGGCAAACGAGGTATTTGCAATGTTATCAAATATGGTTTAG
- a CDS encoding 4Fe-4S binding protein, with product MKNLKLTERLGLVSYRNQAKSEIKPHIIVDTDICNSTCPHKCTTYVCPANCYTMDDNGKVHFQVEDCIECGTCMYACDQGAVDWNYPDPEIGRGVTWNFG from the coding sequence ATGAAGAACTTAAAACTCACAGAACGTCTTGGACTTGTAAGCTATCGTAATCAGGCTAAATCCGAGATCAAGCCGCATATTATTGTTGACACCGACATTTGTAACTCAACATGCCCTCATAAGTGTACTACCTATGTTTGTCCTGCAAATTGTTATACCATGGATGACAACGGAAAAGTACATTTCCAGGTAGAAGACTGCATAGAATGCGGAACATGCATGTATGCCTGTGATCAGGGTGCCGTAGACTGGAATTACCCAGACCCTGAAATTGGTCGTGGCGTTACCTGGAACTTCGGATAA
- a CDS encoding type II toxin-antitoxin system VapC family toxin encodes MIILDTHVWLWWLLDEGPLSEEERKTLDESASKKEIAISAASIWETEMLARKGVIDLQPNFKKWIEVATKPEICEVIPIDKEVILAQEKLPSDFPDDPADRLIVATALLNEFPLATKDEKLQNLGF; translated from the coding sequence ATGATTATACTTGATACACATGTTTGGTTATGGTGGCTTTTAGATGAAGGTCCTTTGAGCGAAGAGGAGAGAAAGACTCTGGATGAGTCGGCTTCAAAAAAGGAAATAGCTATTTCAGCAGCTTCGATTTGGGAAACGGAAATGCTGGCTCGAAAAGGGGTTATTGATCTTCAGCCTAACTTTAAAAAATGGATCGAAGTGGCAACAAAACCTGAAATTTGCGAGGTTATCCCCATCGATAAAGAGGTAATCCTAGCTCAGGAAAAACTTCCGTCAGATTTTCCGGATGATCCAGCCGACCGCCTCATTGTAGCAACGGCGCTATTAAATGAGTTTCCTTTAGCTACAAAAGATGAGAAGCTGCAAAATCTCGGTTTTTGA